In Heyndrickxia vini, the sequence TATCAGATGTAGCTCCATTAGTAGAAAAAGCGGGCAAAGATGGAAGTGCATTAAATATCATCATCCAAAGAGAACAGCAAGAAATAAAAACTTCCTTAAATCCACAAAAGGATCAATCAGAACAAACATATAAACTTGGCTTATATATAAGGGATTCGGCGGCTGGAATTGGAACAATGACCTTTATAGATCCAAAATCAAAAAAATACGGAGCACTCGGTCATGTAATCTCTGATATGGACACAAAAAAAGCCATTATGGTTGAAAAAGGACAAATATTAAATTCGACCGTTACCTCAATTGAAAAAGGCAGCGATGGAAAACCTGGAGAAAAGCTTGCACGATTTTCTTCGGACCATGAGGTAATTGGGAATATTACGCGAAATAGTTCCTTTGGTATCTTTGGAAAGTTAGAGAAGCAAATAAAAAATGACCGATATGACCAACCAATGCCTATCGCATTATCCTATCAGGTAAAAGAAGGTCCAGCTAAAATTTTAACGGTCGTTGAAGGAAATAAAGTGGAAGAATATGATATTGAGGTCATTAATGCAATTCCTCAAAAGTTTCCTGCTACAAAAGGGATGATAATAAAAATTACGGATCCGAAATTATTGAAAAAAACAGGTGGAATTGTCCAAGGAATGAGTGGGAGCCCGATTATTCAAAATGGAAAAATCATAGGTGCGGTTACTCATGTCTTCGTAAATGATCCGACATCAGGATATGGTGTTCATATTGAATGGATGCTAAAAGAAGCAGGAATAAATATATATCAAAGTAGTAAAGAAAAAGCAAGCTGAATGAGAATATCTCTTCAGCTTGCTTTTTTGCATTTTTAGTATTAGTGAAATATGTTATGATGAAAATAAAGATAATTCGACAAATAGATTTTGAAAAATCGAAAGAGGTCGAAAAGAGGAGAATTAAAGAGGAAATTAGAGAAAATATTGTTTTTTTAAGAAATTTTCAATTATAAGGAGGAATTTAAAAGGCATTGTCGAAAATGTCATAAGAGAATAAGATATGTAAAAAATCGTGGTTAGTAATTGAGGAGGAAACAGGGAGTGAACAACAAAATTAAAGTTTGTATTGTGGACGACAATCGAGAGTTAGTAGGTTTATTAGAGGAGTTTATTTCTTCCCAAGATGATATGGAAATTAGCGGTGTTGCGTATAATGGGCAAGAGTGTTTAGAAATGTTACAAGATGCTTCACCAAATGTTTTAATATTGGATATTATTATGCCCCATCTAGATGGTTTAGGAGTCCTTGAAAAGTTAAGACTAAAAGGCGAAATGCCAAATGTAATAATGCTGACTGCCTTTGGACAAGAGGACGTTA encodes:
- the spoIVB gene encoding SpoIVB peptidase; amino-acid sequence: MKLDYLRKIIGGFLLVSLCLLGFSKPFQNYLHIPTKITLFEGDVFNIAKAANVSAKVTSHGESVDVFAQKKSLDIKGNLAGHDEVFFELAGLPIKKVDVKVIKDFKVIPGGQSIGVKLNTLGVLVVGHHLVETKSGKFSPGEKAGIKVGDIITQINGEKVENLSDVAPLVEKAGKDGSALNIIIQREQQEIKTSLNPQKDQSEQTYKLGLYIRDSAAGIGTMTFIDPKSKKYGALGHVISDMDTKKAIMVEKGQILNSTVTSIEKGSDGKPGEKLARFSSDHEVIGNITRNSSFGIFGKLEKQIKNDRYDQPMPIALSYQVKEGPAKILTVVEGNKVEEYDIEVINAIPQKFPATKGMIIKITDPKLLKKTGGIVQGMSGSPIIQNGKIIGAVTHVFVNDPTSGYGVHIEWMLKEAGINIYQSSKEKAS